The following are encoded together in the Streptomyces flavofungini genome:
- the rplT gene encoding 50S ribosomal protein L20, whose protein sequence is MARVKRAVNAHKKRRAILEQASGYRGQRSRLYRKAKEQVTHSLVYNYNDRKKRKGDFRQLWIQRINAAARANGITYNRFIQGLKAANIEVDRKILAELAVNDANAFAALVEVAQKALPSDVNAPKAA, encoded by the coding sequence GTGGCACGCGTCAAGCGGGCAGTCAACGCCCACAAGAAGCGTCGGGCGATCCTCGAGCAGGCCAGCGGCTACCGCGGCCAGCGGTCGCGCCTGTACCGCAAGGCGAAGGAGCAGGTCACCCACTCCCTCGTCTACAACTACAACGACCGCAAGAAGCGCAAGGGCGACTTCCGTCAGCTGTGGATCCAGCGCATCAACGCCGCTGCCCGCGCCAACGGCATCACCTACAACCGCTTCATCCAGGGTCTGAAGGCCGCCAACATCGAGGTGGACCGCAAGATCCTCGCCGAGCTGGCCGTGAACGACGCCAACGCGTTCGCCGCGCTGGTCGAGGTCGCGCAGAAGGCCCTGCCGAGCGACGTCAACGCCCCCAAGGCCGCCTGA
- the rpmI gene encoding 50S ribosomal protein L35, which yields MPKNKTHSGAKKRFKVTGSGKVLRERAGKRHLLEHKSSRLTRRLTGNAEMAPGDTAKIKKMLGI from the coding sequence ATGCCGAAGAACAAGACGCACAGCGGTGCCAAGAAGCGCTTCAAGGTCACCGGCTCCGGCAAGGTGCTCCGCGAGCGCGCCGGCAAGCGCCACCTGCTCGAGCACAAGTCGTCCCGCCTGACGCGCCGCCTCACGGGCAACGCCGAGATGGCCCCGGGTGACACCGCCAAGATCAAGAAGATGCTGGGCATCTGA
- the infC gene encoding translation initiation factor IF-3, with protein sequence MSAEPRINDRIRVPEVRLVGPSGEQVGIVPLAKALELAQEYDLDLVEVAANARPPVCKLMDYGKFKYESAMKAREARKNQAHTVIKEMKLRPKIDPHDYDTKKGHVVRFLKQGDKVKITIMFRGREQSRPELGFRLLQRLAEDVQELGFIESNPKQDGRNMIMVLGPHKKKTEAMAEAREAQAARKAEAKANPGKSQNAAEEELSEAPAEAPAEASAEA encoded by the coding sequence ATCAGCGCCGAGCCCCGCATCAACGACCGGATTCGCGTTCCCGAGGTGCGACTTGTCGGTCCCAGCGGCGAGCAGGTCGGGATTGTCCCGCTTGCCAAGGCCCTGGAGCTTGCGCAGGAGTACGACCTGGACCTGGTCGAGGTCGCGGCGAACGCCCGTCCGCCCGTGTGCAAGCTCATGGACTACGGGAAGTTCAAGTACGAGTCGGCCATGAAGGCCCGTGAGGCGCGCAAGAACCAGGCGCACACGGTCATCAAGGAGATGAAGCTCCGGCCGAAGATCGACCCGCACGACTACGACACCAAGAAGGGTCACGTCGTCCGGTTCCTCAAGCAGGGCGACAAGGTCAAGATCACGATCATGTTCCGTGGTCGCGAGCAGTCCCGTCCGGAGCTCGGCTTCCGGCTGCTGCAGCGACTCGCGGAGGACGTCCAGGAGCTCGGGTTCATCGAGTCGAACCCGAAGCAGGACGGCCGGAACATGATCATGGTTCTCGGTCCGCACAAGAAGAAGACCGAGGCGATGGCCGAGGCCCGTGAGGCCCAGGCGGCTCGCAAGGCGGAAGCGAAGGCCAACCCCGGCAAGTCGCAGAACGCCGCCGAGGAGGAGCTTTCCGAAGCCCCCGCCGAGGCCCCGGCCGAGGCTTCCGCCGAGGCCTGA
- a CDS encoding DUF1844 domain-containing protein, with protein sequence MSDTSPAATPAPHDAPQSPGFDAMTRDIADVPAVEVITTVAVHLMSAAAVNLGLAEEGEAHKDLDEARKLIQALAGLMDASATEISSFHAAPLRDGLKSLQLAFREASLVPDEPGQGPGEKYTGPVFG encoded by the coding sequence ATGAGTGACACGAGTCCCGCGGCTACCCCCGCACCCCACGACGCACCCCAGAGCCCCGGCTTCGACGCCATGACCCGCGACATCGCGGACGTTCCCGCGGTCGAGGTGATCACGACGGTCGCGGTGCACCTGATGAGCGCGGCGGCGGTGAACCTGGGCCTCGCCGAGGAGGGCGAGGCCCACAAGGACCTGGACGAGGCCCGCAAGCTGATCCAGGCGCTCGCCGGTCTGATGGACGCGAGCGCGACGGAGATCAGCTCCTTCCACGCGGCGCCGCTGCGGGACGGTCTGAAGTCGCTGCAGCTGGCGTTCCGGGAGGCGTCCCTGGTGCCGGACGAGCCCGGTCAGGGGCCCGGCGAGAAGTACACAGGCCCCGTCTTCGGCTGA
- a CDS encoding PAS domain-containing sensor histidine kinase, translating into MTVGTSRPPGVRDILCPPAGQSGQASPGPGGLGIDPDDLPDGLVVADETGRVICFNAAAAKITAVRACDAMGASIERALPLEDLEGRRWWQLTDPYGGLATRVAQPERNLLLPGGREVLVSARYVRARPTGPLRRLVVSLRDTEARRRTERSHAELIATVAHELRSPLTSVKGFTATLLAKWERFTDDQKKLMLETVDADANRVTRLIAELLDISRIDSGRLELRRQPVDIGAAVGRHIQAHVAAGQEADRFLVRVLQPLPDLWADPDKIDQVLSNLLENAVRHGEGTVTIDVAPSPSLRVRGAADTAVTISDEGSGIPEESMGRVFTRFWRGSKRGGTGLGLYIVKGIVEAHGGTITVGRAAGGGAQFRFTLPVGAPAYLQ; encoded by the coding sequence ATGACTGTCGGCACGAGCAGACCACCGGGAGTGCGGGACATCCTGTGCCCTCCCGCGGGCCAGTCGGGCCAGGCGAGCCCGGGCCCCGGCGGGCTCGGCATCGACCCGGACGACCTGCCCGACGGACTGGTCGTCGCCGACGAGACGGGGCGCGTGATCTGCTTCAACGCCGCCGCGGCCAAGATCACCGCCGTCCGCGCCTGCGACGCCATGGGCGCCTCCATCGAACGGGCCCTGCCCCTGGAGGACCTCGAAGGCCGCCGCTGGTGGCAGCTCACCGACCCCTACGGCGGCCTCGCCACCCGGGTCGCCCAGCCCGAGCGGAACCTGCTCCTTCCCGGCGGCCGCGAAGTGCTCGTGTCCGCGCGGTACGTGCGGGCACGGCCCACCGGCCCGCTGCGCCGCCTCGTGGTGTCCCTGCGCGACACCGAGGCCCGCCGCCGCACCGAGCGCAGCCACGCCGAGCTGATCGCCACCGTCGCCCATGAACTGCGCTCGCCGCTGACGTCCGTCAAGGGTTTCACGGCGACGCTGCTCGCCAAGTGGGAGCGGTTCACCGACGACCAGAAGAAGCTGATGCTGGAGACGGTGGACGCCGACGCCAACCGCGTCACGCGGCTCATCGCCGAACTCCTCGACATCTCCCGGATCGACTCCGGGCGGCTCGAACTGCGCCGCCAGCCCGTGGACATCGGCGCGGCCGTCGGGCGCCACATCCAGGCCCACGTCGCCGCCGGCCAGGAGGCGGACCGCTTCCTGGTGCGGGTGCTGCAGCCGCTGCCCGACCTCTGGGCCGATCCGGACAAGATCGACCAGGTCCTCAGCAATCTGCTGGAAAACGCGGTGCGCCACGGCGAGGGAACGGTCACCATTGACGTGGCGCCCTCGCCCTCCCTGCGGGTGCGGGGGGCGGCCGACACCGCGGTCACCATCAGCGACGAGGGCTCCGGCATTCCGGAGGAGTCGATGGGCCGCGTCTTCACCCGCTTCTGGCGGGGCAGCAAACGCGGCGGGACGGGACTGGGGTTGTACATCGTGAAGGGCATCGTCGAAGCGCACGGCGGCACGATCACCGTGGGCCGCGCGGCCGGCGGCGGCGCCCAGTTCCGATTTACGTTGCCCGTGGGAGCCCCGGCGTACCTCCAGTGA
- a CDS encoding TrmH family RNA methyltransferase encodes MAISPDLISPRSSRVSAARRLAKRNFRGKERLFLAEGPQAVREAAGHRGNGRATLVELFATVEAAERYADIVGAARDAGAHVHLADESVIADISTTVTPQGLVGVCRFLDVPLADILAGRPKLVAVLAHVRDPGNAGTVLRCADAAGAEAVILTDASVDLYNPKAVRASVGSHFHLPVAVGVPVEEAVRGLKGAGVRVLAADGAGADDLDAELDQGTMGTETAWIFGNEAWGLPEETRALADAVVRVPIHGSAESLNLATAAAVCLYASARAQRAAGGCRSVTPG; translated from the coding sequence ATGGCCATCAGTCCGGACCTGATCTCCCCGCGCTCGTCGCGCGTCAGCGCCGCGCGGCGGCTCGCCAAGCGGAACTTCCGCGGCAAGGAACGGCTGTTCCTCGCCGAGGGGCCGCAGGCCGTGCGGGAGGCCGCCGGGCACCGCGGGAACGGGCGGGCCACGCTCGTGGAGCTGTTCGCGACCGTCGAGGCCGCCGAGCGGTACGCGGACATCGTCGGCGCGGCCAGGGACGCCGGGGCGCACGTGCACCTGGCCGACGAGAGCGTCATCGCCGACATCTCCACGACCGTCACCCCGCAGGGCCTGGTCGGGGTCTGCCGGTTCCTGGACGTGCCGCTCGCGGACATCCTCGCCGGGCGCCCCAAGCTCGTCGCCGTGCTCGCCCACGTCCGCGACCCCGGCAACGCCGGCACCGTGCTGCGCTGCGCCGACGCCGCGGGCGCCGAGGCCGTGATCCTCACCGACGCCTCCGTCGACCTCTACAACCCCAAGGCGGTGCGCGCCTCCGTCGGCTCGCACTTCCACCTGCCGGTGGCCGTGGGCGTGCCCGTCGAGGAGGCCGTGCGCGGACTGAAGGGCGCGGGCGTCCGCGTGCTCGCCGCCGACGGGGCCGGGGCGGACGACCTGGACGCCGAGCTGGACCAGGGCACCATGGGCACCGAGACCGCGTGGATCTTCGGCAACGAGGCCTGGGGCCTGCCGGAGGAGACCCGCGCACTCGCCGACGCGGTGGTGCGCGTTCCGATCCACGGAAGCGCCGAGAGCCTGAACCTCGCGACCGCGGCAGCCGTATGCCTCTATGCGTCAGCCCGTGCACAGCGCGCCGCCGGAGGGTGCCGTTCCGTCACCCCCGGCTAG
- a CDS encoding SseB family protein — MANKNIPDSPFSDDDGSADPALRAALGAWAEDRSAHGPVLEALSGARLLVPVVAVLGEVEEDDQQGGEARHKGGGRRAGGLRREKTSDMAVPTLKAGHRTALPAFTSTEALALWDPEARPVAVPMHQALQAAAHEKADTIVLDLAGPVPYELNRAALIALAEGRHSTDALTDPAVVAAVRAVVAAEPAVQRAHLGPGTADGTLALVLDPTAPQAAAQRVAEALAADETLRARLVRGLDLALLPAEATPPGEPLFVR, encoded by the coding sequence GTGGCGAACAAGAACATTCCCGACTCCCCCTTCTCCGACGACGACGGGTCGGCCGACCCCGCGCTGCGGGCGGCGCTCGGCGCCTGGGCGGAGGACCGGAGCGCGCACGGGCCGGTCCTCGAGGCGCTCTCGGGGGCCCGGCTCCTCGTGCCCGTCGTCGCCGTGCTCGGTGAGGTCGAGGAGGACGATCAACAGGGGGGCGAAGCCCGTCATAAGGGTGGTGGGAGACGGGCGGGCGGCCTGCGGCGCGAGAAGACCAGTGACATGGCCGTGCCCACCCTCAAGGCGGGGCACCGCACCGCGCTGCCCGCCTTCACCTCCACCGAGGCGCTGGCCCTGTGGGACCCCGAGGCCCGCCCCGTCGCCGTACCGATGCACCAGGCGCTGCAGGCCGCCGCGCACGAGAAGGCCGACACGATCGTGCTCGACCTCGCGGGCCCCGTCCCGTACGAGCTGAACCGGGCCGCCCTGATCGCCCTCGCCGAGGGCCGCCACAGCACCGACGCGCTCACGGACCCGGCCGTCGTCGCCGCCGTGCGCGCCGTCGTCGCCGCCGAGCCCGCCGTGCAGCGCGCCCACCTCGGCCCCGGCACCGCCGACGGCACCCTCGCCCTGGTCCTGGACCCCACCGCCCCGCAGGCCGCCGCCCAGCGCGTCGCCGAAGCGCTCGCGGCCGACGAAACACTGCGGGCCCGCCTGGTGCGCGGCCTCGACCTGGCACTGCTGCCGGCCGAGGCGACGCCACCGGGCGAGCCCCTCTTCGTACGCTGA
- the mycP gene encoding type VII secretion-associated serine protease mycosin: MTPRGMRTAVASALAATCVLLPATATAYADDGIRGQQWALDVMRTDQAWRTTKGEGVTVAVLDTGVDASHPDLVGNVLTGKDMVGFGARRGDKSWARHGTAMAGIVAGHGHGAGRRDGVLGIAPEARVLPVRVILEDGDPARKKARSTRGNALAEGIRWAADHGADVINLSLGDDSKSAHPEPAEDAAVQYALRKGAVVVASAGNGGERGDHISYPAAYPGVIAATAVDSNGVRASFSTRRWYATVAAPGDDVVIADPDRRYYEGWGTSAAAAFVSGAVALIRAAHPGLGPAEIKKLLRDTARDAPAGGRDDSRGFGLIDPVAALARAERIKPQSLRTTARTEKYFGPGPDKAKEEDGPAGWVGPVAGGLGVALLAAGVWLWRGRAASARR, from the coding sequence ATGACCCCGCGTGGAATGCGCACGGCGGTGGCCAGCGCCCTCGCCGCGACCTGCGTGCTGCTGCCCGCCACCGCCACCGCGTACGCCGACGACGGCATCCGCGGCCAGCAGTGGGCCCTCGACGTGATGCGCACCGACCAGGCCTGGCGCACCACCAAGGGCGAGGGCGTCACCGTCGCCGTGCTCGACACCGGCGTGGACGCCTCCCACCCCGACCTGGTCGGCAATGTCCTCACCGGCAAGGACATGGTCGGCTTCGGGGCCCGCCGCGGCGACAAGTCCTGGGCCAGGCACGGCACCGCCATGGCCGGGATCGTCGCCGGTCACGGGCACGGCGCGGGCCGCCGCGACGGCGTGCTCGGCATCGCGCCCGAAGCCCGCGTCCTGCCGGTCCGGGTGATCCTCGAAGACGGCGACCCCGCCCGCAAGAAGGCCCGCTCCACCCGGGGCAACGCCCTCGCCGAAGGCATCCGCTGGGCCGCCGATCACGGCGCCGACGTCATCAACCTCTCCCTCGGCGACGACTCCAAGTCCGCCCACCCGGAGCCCGCGGAGGACGCCGCCGTCCAGTACGCGTTGCGCAAGGGAGCCGTCGTCGTGGCCTCGGCGGGCAACGGTGGCGAACGCGGCGACCACATCTCGTACCCGGCCGCGTATCCCGGAGTCATCGCCGCGACAGCCGTCGACAGCAACGGCGTCCGCGCCTCCTTCTCGACCCGCCGCTGGTACGCCACCGTCGCCGCGCCCGGCGACGACGTCGTGATCGCCGACCCCGACCGCAGGTACTACGAGGGCTGGGGCACCAGCGCGGCCGCCGCGTTCGTCTCCGGAGCCGTCGCCCTGATCCGCGCCGCCCACCCCGGCCTCGGCCCCGCCGAGATCAAGAAGCTCCTGCGGGACACCGCACGCGACGCCCCCGCCGGCGGCCGCGACGACTCCCGCGGCTTCGGCCTCATCGACCCGGTCGCGGCACTCGCCCGCGCCGAGAGGATCAAGCCCCAGTCGCTGCGGACGACGGCCCGCACCGAGAAGTACTTCGGCCCCGGTCCGGACAAGGCCAAGGAGGAGGACGGGCCCGCGGGCTGGGTCGGCCCCGTGGCCGGAGGACTCGGAGTGGCCCTGCTGGCCGCGGGGGTCTGGCTGTGGCGGGGGCGGGCGGCGTCGGCGCGTCGGTAG